A single window of candidate division KSB1 bacterium DNA harbors:
- a CDS encoding lycopene cyclase domain-containing protein codes for MNAEYLIFNLIVLSGPLSLSFDRKVHFVDKWPNVFKAILISLAIFVAWDAIVTGRHWWFNDQYTLGFKILRLPIEEWLFFITIPYASLFIWEVFAAYFKNREIKNLHIVPKILYIGIPAGIGLFWAGKEYTGLVLIALGLVALLDWKLKTKIFLQLRTVQYLAISALAMLIFNGYLTWRPVVLYSEAYQLNFRIFTIPIEDFGFGYALILLCTVLYEKFKKQLSVNSNQ; via the coding sequence ATGAACGCAGAATATCTCATATTCAATCTCATCGTCCTCAGCGGTCCGCTATCCCTGAGCTTTGACCGAAAAGTTCATTTTGTGGACAAGTGGCCCAATGTCTTCAAAGCCATTTTGATTTCACTGGCCATATTTGTCGCCTGGGATGCCATTGTCACGGGACGCCACTGGTGGTTCAACGATCAATATACGCTGGGGTTCAAAATTTTAAGATTGCCCATTGAAGAATGGCTGTTCTTCATCACCATCCCTTATGCCTCGCTGTTCATTTGGGAGGTGTTTGCGGCGTATTTCAAAAATCGGGAGATAAAAAACCTTCACATCGTTCCGAAGATTTTGTATATCGGAATCCCCGCAGGCATCGGATTATTTTGGGCGGGCAAAGAATACACGGGACTGGTGCTCATCGCTCTGGGATTGGTGGCGCTGCTCGACTGGAAATTGAAAACGAAAATTTTTCTCCAGCTTCGCACGGTGCAATATCTGGCGATCTCAGCACTGGCCATGCTGATTTTCAATGGCTATCTGACGTGGCGACCTGTGGTGCTGTACAGTGAGGCTTATCAATTGAACTTTCGCATCTTTACAATCCCGATCGAAGATTTTGGGTTTGGGTATGCGCTGATTTTGTTGTGCACGGTTCTTTATGAGAAATTTAAAAAACAGCTATCAGTGAACAGTAATCAGTGA